One Homo sapiens chromosome 3, GRCh38.p14 Primary Assembly genomic window carries:
- the DHX30 gene encoding ATP-dependent RNA helicase DHX30 isoform X4 — MFSLDSFRKASRDLLKEFPQPKNLLNSVIGRALGISHAKDKLVYVHTNGPKKKKVTLHIKWPKSVEVEGYGSKKIDAERQAAAAACQLFKGWGLLGPRNELFDAAKYRVLADRFGSPADSWWRPEPTMPPTSWRQLNPESIRPGGPGGLSRSLGREEEEDEEEELEEGTIDVTDFLSMTQQDSHAPLRDSRGSSFEMTDDDSAIRALTQFPLPKNLLAKVIQIATSSSTAKNLMQFHTVGTKTKLSTLTLLWPCPMTFVAKGRRKAEAENKAAALACKKLKSLGLVDRNNEPLTHAMYNLASLRELGETQRRPCTIQVPEPILRKIETFLNHYPVESSWIAPELRLQSDDILPLGKDSGPLSDPITGKPYVPLLEAEEVRLSQSLLELWRRRGPVWQEAPQLPVDPHRDTILNAIEQHPVVVISGDTGCGKTTRIPQLLLERYVTEGRGARCNVIITQPRRISAVSVAQRVSHELGPSLRRNVGFQVRLESKPPSRGGALLFCTVGILLRKLQSNPSLEGVSHVIVDEVHERDVNTDFLLILLKGLQRLNPALRLVLMSATGDNERFSRYFGGCPVIKVPGFMYPVKEHYLEDILAKLGKHQYLHRHRHHESEDECALDLDLVTDLVLHIDARGEPGGILCFLPGWQEIKGVQQRLQEALGMHESKYLILPVHSNIPMMDQKAIFQQPPVGVRKIVLATNIAETSITINDIVHVVDSGLHKEERYDLKTKVSCLETVWVSRANVIQRRGRAGRCQSGFAYHLFPRSRLEKMVPFQVPEILRTPLENLVLQAKIHMPEKTAVEFLSKAVDSPNIKAVDEAVILLQEIGVLDQREYLTTLGQRLAHISTDPRLAKAIVLAAIFRCLHPLLVVVSCLTRDPFSSSLQNRAEVDKVKALLSHDSGSDHLAFVRAVAGWEEVLRWQDRSSRENYLEENLLYAPSLRFIHGLIKQFSENIYEAFLVGKPSDCTLASAQCNEYSEEEELVKGVLMAGLYPNLIQVRQGKVTRQGKFKPNSVTYRTKSGNILLHKSTINREATRLRSRWLTYFMAVKSNGSVFVRDSSQVHPLAVLLLTDGDVHIRDDGRRATISLSDSDLLRLEGDSRTVRLLKELRRALGRMVERSLRSELAALPPSVQEEHGQLLALLAELLRGPCGSFDVRKTADD; from the exons GGTTGGGGTCTGCTAGGTCCCCGGAATGAGTTGTTTGACGCAGCCAAATACCGAGTGCTAGCTGATCGCTTTGGCTCCCCTGCCGACAGCTGGTGGCGTCCGGAACCCACCATGCCCCCTACTTCCTGGCGGCAGCTGAATCCAGAGAGTATTCGACCAGGGGGACCTGGGGGCCTATCCCGCTCTTTAGGCCGGGAAgaagaggaggacgaggaggaagAGCTAGAAGAAGGGACCATAGATGTTACCGACTTCTTGTCCATGACCCAGCAGGATTCCCACGCTCCACTCAGGGACTCAAG GGGGAGTTCCTTTGAGATGACAGATGACGACAGTGCCATTAGGGCTCTGACCCAGTTTCCACTTCCCAAGAACCTTCTGGCCAAGGTGATTCAGATTGCAACGTCATCCTCCACAGCTAAG AACCTCATGCAGTTCCATACTGTGGGCACCAAGACCAAGCTGTCTACACTCACcctgctctggccctgccccATGACCTTTGTTGCCAAAGGGCGCCGCAAAGCAGAGGCTGAGAATAAGGCGGCAGCCTTGGCCTGCAAGAAACTGAAG AGCCTGGGCCTGGTGGACAGGAACAACGAACCGCTTACACACGCCATGTATAACCTGGCCTCTTTGCGTGAGCTGGGTGAGACCCAGCGCCGACCATGCACCATCCAGGTGCCCGAGCCCATCCTCCGCAAGATAGAGACCTTCCTGAACCAT TACCCTGTGGAGAGTTCATGGATCGCCCCAGAACTCCGGCTGCAGAGTGATGACATCTTGCCCTTGGGCAAGGACTCAGGGCCTCTGAGTGACCCTATCACAGGCAAGCCCTATGTGCCCCTGTTGGAAGCAGAGGAGGTACGTCTCAGCCAGAGTCTGCTAGAACTGTGGCGGCGGCGAGGGCCGGTCTGGCAGGAGGCCCCCCAGCTACCTGTGGACCCACATCGGGACACCATCCTCAACGCCATTGAGCAGCACCCGGTGGTGGTCATCTCTGGGGACACGGGCTGTGGGAAGACCACGCGCATCCCCCAGCTGTTGCTGGAGCGCTATGTGACCGAGGGCCGAGGTGCCCGCTGCAATGTTATCATCACCCAACCTCGCCGCATCTCTGCTGTGTCTGTGGCACAGCGGGTCAGCCACGAACTGGGCCCCTCCCTGCGCCGGAATGTGGGCTTCCAGGTGCGGTTGGAAAGTAAGCCCCCATCCCGAGGCGGGGCCCTGCTCTTCTGCACTGTGGGTATCCTGCTGCGTAAGCTGCAGAGCAACCCCAGCCTGGAGGGCGTGAGCCACGTCATCGTGGATGAGGTGCATGAGCGGGACGTGAACACAGACTTTCTGCTGATCCTGCTCAAGGGCCTGCAGCGGCTCAACCCGGCCCTGCGGCTGGTGCTCATGAGTGCCACAGGGGACAATGAGCGCTTCTCCCGATACTTTGGTGGCTGCCCCGTCATCAAGGTGCCTGGCTTCATGTACCCAGTCAAGGAGCACTACCTAGAGGACATCCTGGCCAAGTTGGGCAAGCACCAGTACCTGCACCGGCACCGGCACCATGAG tctGAGGATGAATGCGCACTCGATTTGGACCTTGTGACTGATCTGGTTCTGCACATCGATGCTCGCGGGGAACCAG GTGGGATCCTGTGCTTCCTGCCTGGGTGGCAGGAGATCAAAGGAGTGCAGCAGCGCCTCCAGGAGGCCCTGGGCATGCACGAGAGCAAGTACCTCATCCTGCCAG tgcactccaacATCCCCATGATGGATCAGAAGGCCATATTCCAGCAGCCTCCAGTTGGGGTGCGCAAGATTGTCTTGGCCACCAACATTGCTGAGACTTCCATCACAATCAATGACATCGTGCATGTGGTGGACAGTGGGCTGCACAAGGAAGAACGCTATGACCTGAAGACCAAG gtgTCCTGCCTGGAGACAGTGTGGGTATCAAGAGCCAATGTGATCCAGCGCCGGGGCCGGGCGGGCCGCTGCCAGTCCGGCTTTGCCTACCACTTGTTCCCTCGAAGCCGGCTGGAGAAAATGGTCCCTTTCCAAGTGCCAGAGATCCTGCGCACACCTCTTGAGAACCTGGTGCTGCAAGCGAAAATCCACATGCCTGAGAAGACG GCGGTGGAGTTCCTGTCCAAGGCTGTGGACAGTCCAAACATCAAGGCAGTGGACGAGGCTGTGATCTTGCTCCAGGAGATCG GGGTGCTGGACCAGCGGGAGTACCTGACTACCCTGGGGCAGCGCCTGGCTCACATCTCCACCGACCCCCGGTTGGCCAAGGCCATTGTGTTGGCTGCCATCTTCCGTTGCCTGCACCCACTACTGGTGGTCGTTTCCTGCCTCACCCGGGACCCCTTCAGCAGCAGCCTACAGAACCGGGCAGAGGTGGACAAG gTGAAAGCACTGTTGAGCCATGACAGCGGCAGTGACCACCTGGCCTTTGTGCGGGCTGTCGCCGGCTGGGAGGAGGTGCTGCGTTGGCAGGACCGCAGCTCCCGGGAGAATTACCTGGAGGAAAACCTGCTGTACGCACCCAGCCTGCGCTTCATCCACG GACTCATCAAGCAGTTCTCAGAGAACATTTATGAGGCCTTCCTGGTGGGGAAGCCCTCGGACTGCACCCTGGCCTCCGCCCAGTGCAACGAGTAcagtgaggaggaggagctggtgaAGGGCGTGCTGATGGCCGGCCTCTACCCCAACCTCATCCAG GTGAGGCAGGGCAAGGTCACCCGGCAGGGGAAGTTCAAGCCCAACAGCGTCACATATAGGACCAAATCAGGCAACATCCTGCTGCACAAGTCGACCATTAACAG GGAGGCCACACGGTTACGGAGCCGATGGCTGACGTATTTCATGGCAGTCAAGTCCAATGGCAGCGTCTTCGTCCGGGACTCCTCTCAGGTGCACCCGCTAGCTGTGCTGCTGCTGACCGACGGGGACGTGCACAtccgtg ATGACGGGCGCCGGGCCACCATCTCACTGAGCGACAGTGACCTGCTGCGGCTGGAGGGTGACTCGCGTACCGTGCGGCTGCTGAAGGAGCTGCGGCGGGCCCTGGGCCGCATGGTGGAGCGGAGCCTGCGCAGCGAGCTGGCTGCACTTCCCCCCAGCGTACAGGAGGAGCACGGGCAGCTGCTTGCGCTACTGGCAGAGCTGCTGCGAGGACCCTGTGGCAGCTTTGATGTGCGCAAGACAGCTGACGACTGA
- the DHX30 gene encoding ATP-dependent RNA helicase DHX30 isoform 4 (isoform 4 is encoded by transcript variant 5) — protein sequence MCVNPTPGGTISRASRDLLKEFPQPKNLLNSVIGRALGISHAKDKLVYVHTNGPKKKKVTLHIKWPKSVEVEGYGSKKIDAERQAAAAACQLFKGWGLLGPRNELFDAAKYRVLADRFGSPADSWWRPEPTMPPTSWRQLNPESIRPGGPGGLSRSLGREEEEDEEEELEEGTIDVTDFLSMTQQDSHAPLRDSRGSSFEMTDDDSAIRALTQFPLPKNLLAKVIQIATSSSTAKNLMQFHTVGTKTKLSTLTLLWPCPMTFVAKGRRKAEAENKAAALACKKLKSLGLVDRNNEPLTHAMYNLASLRELGETQRRPCTIQVPEPILRKIETFLNHYPVESSWIAPELRLQSDDILPLGKDSGPLSDPITGKPYVPLLEAEEVRLSQSLLELWRRRGPVWQEAPQLPVDPHRDTILNAIEQHPVVVISGDTGCGKTTRIPQLLLERYVTEGRGARCNVIITQPRRISAVSVAQRVSHELGPSLRRNVGFQVRLESKPPSRGGALLFCTVGILLRKLQSNPSLEGVSHVIVDEVHERDVNTDFLLILLKGLQRLNPALRLVLMSATGDNERFSRYFGGCPVIKVPGFMYPVKEHYLEDILAKLGKHQYLHRHRHHESEDECALDLDLVTDLVLHIDARGEPGGILCFLPGWQEIKGVQQRLQEALGMHESKYLILPVHSNIPMMDQKAIFQQPPVGVRKIVLATNIAETSITINDIVHVVDSGLHKEERYDLKTKVSCLETVWVSRANVIQRRGRAGRCQSGFAYHLFPRSRLEKMVPFQVPEILRTPLENLVLQAKIHMPEKTAVEFLSKAVDSPNIKAVDEAVILLQEIGVLDQREYLTTLGQRLAHISTDPRLAKAIVLAAIFRCLHPLLVVVSCLTRDPFSSSLQNRAEVDKVKALLSHDSGSDHLAFVRAVAGWEEVLRWQDRSSRENYLEENLLYAPSLRFIHGLIKQFSENIYEAFLVGKPSDCTLASAQCNEYSEEEELVKGVLMAGLYPNLIQVRQGKVTRQGKFKPNSVTYRTKSGNILLHKSTINREATRLRSRWLTYFMAVKSNGSVFVRDSSQVHPLAVLLLTDGDVHIRDDGRRATISLSDSDLLRLEGDSRTVRLLKELRRALGRMVERSLRSELAALPPSVQEEHGQLLALLAELLRGPCGSFDVRKTADD from the exons GGTTGGGGTCTGCTAGGTCCCCGGAATGAGTTGTTTGACGCAGCCAAATACCGAGTGCTAGCTGATCGCTTTGGCTCCCCTGCCGACAGCTGGTGGCGTCCGGAACCCACCATGCCCCCTACTTCCTGGCGGCAGCTGAATCCAGAGAGTATTCGACCAGGGGGACCTGGGGGCCTATCCCGCTCTTTAGGCCGGGAAgaagaggaggacgaggaggaagAGCTAGAAGAAGGGACCATAGATGTTACCGACTTCTTGTCCATGACCCAGCAGGATTCCCACGCTCCACTCAGGGACTCAAG GGGGAGTTCCTTTGAGATGACAGATGACGACAGTGCCATTAGGGCTCTGACCCAGTTTCCACTTCCCAAGAACCTTCTGGCCAAGGTGATTCAGATTGCAACGTCATCCTCCACAGCTAAG AACCTCATGCAGTTCCATACTGTGGGCACCAAGACCAAGCTGTCTACACTCACcctgctctggccctgccccATGACCTTTGTTGCCAAAGGGCGCCGCAAAGCAGAGGCTGAGAATAAGGCGGCAGCCTTGGCCTGCAAGAAACTGAAG AGCCTGGGCCTGGTGGACAGGAACAACGAACCGCTTACACACGCCATGTATAACCTGGCCTCTTTGCGTGAGCTGGGTGAGACCCAGCGCCGACCATGCACCATCCAGGTGCCCGAGCCCATCCTCCGCAAGATAGAGACCTTCCTGAACCAT TACCCTGTGGAGAGTTCATGGATCGCCCCAGAACTCCGGCTGCAGAGTGATGACATCTTGCCCTTGGGCAAGGACTCAGGGCCTCTGAGTGACCCTATCACAGGCAAGCCCTATGTGCCCCTGTTGGAAGCAGAGGAGGTACGTCTCAGCCAGAGTCTGCTAGAACTGTGGCGGCGGCGAGGGCCGGTCTGGCAGGAGGCCCCCCAGCTACCTGTGGACCCACATCGGGACACCATCCTCAACGCCATTGAGCAGCACCCGGTGGTGGTCATCTCTGGGGACACGGGCTGTGGGAAGACCACGCGCATCCCCCAGCTGTTGCTGGAGCGCTATGTGACCGAGGGCCGAGGTGCCCGCTGCAATGTTATCATCACCCAACCTCGCCGCATCTCTGCTGTGTCTGTGGCACAGCGGGTCAGCCACGAACTGGGCCCCTCCCTGCGCCGGAATGTGGGCTTCCAGGTGCGGTTGGAAAGTAAGCCCCCATCCCGAGGCGGGGCCCTGCTCTTCTGCACTGTGGGTATCCTGCTGCGTAAGCTGCAGAGCAACCCCAGCCTGGAGGGCGTGAGCCACGTCATCGTGGATGAGGTGCATGAGCGGGACGTGAACACAGACTTTCTGCTGATCCTGCTCAAGGGCCTGCAGCGGCTCAACCCGGCCCTGCGGCTGGTGCTCATGAGTGCCACAGGGGACAATGAGCGCTTCTCCCGATACTTTGGTGGCTGCCCCGTCATCAAGGTGCCTGGCTTCATGTACCCAGTCAAGGAGCACTACCTAGAGGACATCCTGGCCAAGTTGGGCAAGCACCAGTACCTGCACCGGCACCGGCACCATGAG tctGAGGATGAATGCGCACTCGATTTGGACCTTGTGACTGATCTGGTTCTGCACATCGATGCTCGCGGGGAACCAG GTGGGATCCTGTGCTTCCTGCCTGGGTGGCAGGAGATCAAAGGAGTGCAGCAGCGCCTCCAGGAGGCCCTGGGCATGCACGAGAGCAAGTACCTCATCCTGCCAG tgcactccaacATCCCCATGATGGATCAGAAGGCCATATTCCAGCAGCCTCCAGTTGGGGTGCGCAAGATTGTCTTGGCCACCAACATTGCTGAGACTTCCATCACAATCAATGACATCGTGCATGTGGTGGACAGTGGGCTGCACAAGGAAGAACGCTATGACCTGAAGACCAAG gtgTCCTGCCTGGAGACAGTGTGGGTATCAAGAGCCAATGTGATCCAGCGCCGGGGCCGGGCGGGCCGCTGCCAGTCCGGCTTTGCCTACCACTTGTTCCCTCGAAGCCGGCTGGAGAAAATGGTCCCTTTCCAAGTGCCAGAGATCCTGCGCACACCTCTTGAGAACCTGGTGCTGCAAGCGAAAATCCACATGCCTGAGAAGACG GCGGTGGAGTTCCTGTCCAAGGCTGTGGACAGTCCAAACATCAAGGCAGTGGACGAGGCTGTGATCTTGCTCCAGGAGATCG GGGTGCTGGACCAGCGGGAGTACCTGACTACCCTGGGGCAGCGCCTGGCTCACATCTCCACCGACCCCCGGTTGGCCAAGGCCATTGTGTTGGCTGCCATCTTCCGTTGCCTGCACCCACTACTGGTGGTCGTTTCCTGCCTCACCCGGGACCCCTTCAGCAGCAGCCTACAGAACCGGGCAGAGGTGGACAAG gTGAAAGCACTGTTGAGCCATGACAGCGGCAGTGACCACCTGGCCTTTGTGCGGGCTGTCGCCGGCTGGGAGGAGGTGCTGCGTTGGCAGGACCGCAGCTCCCGGGAGAATTACCTGGAGGAAAACCTGCTGTACGCACCCAGCCTGCGCTTCATCCACG GACTCATCAAGCAGTTCTCAGAGAACATTTATGAGGCCTTCCTGGTGGGGAAGCCCTCGGACTGCACCCTGGCCTCCGCCCAGTGCAACGAGTAcagtgaggaggaggagctggtgaAGGGCGTGCTGATGGCCGGCCTCTACCCCAACCTCATCCAG GTGAGGCAGGGCAAGGTCACCCGGCAGGGGAAGTTCAAGCCCAACAGCGTCACATATAGGACCAAATCAGGCAACATCCTGCTGCACAAGTCGACCATTAACAG GGAGGCCACACGGTTACGGAGCCGATGGCTGACGTATTTCATGGCAGTCAAGTCCAATGGCAGCGTCTTCGTCCGGGACTCCTCTCAGGTGCACCCGCTAGCTGTGCTGCTGCTGACCGACGGGGACGTGCACAtccgtg ATGACGGGCGCCGGGCCACCATCTCACTGAGCGACAGTGACCTGCTGCGGCTGGAGGGTGACTCGCGTACCGTGCGGCTGCTGAAGGAGCTGCGGCGGGCCCTGGGCCGCATGGTGGAGCGGAGCCTGCGCAGCGAGCTGGCTGCACTTCCCCCCAGCGTACAGGAGGAGCACGGGCAGCTGCTTGCGCTACTGGCAGAGCTGCTGCGAGGACCCTGTGGCAGCTTTGATGTGCGCAAGACAGCTGACGACTGA
- the DHX30 gene encoding ATP-dependent RNA helicase DHX30 isoform 2 (isoform 2 is encoded by transcript variant 2) gives MAASRDLLKEFPQPKNLLNSVIGRALGISHAKDKLVYVHTNGPKKKKVTLHIKWPKSVEVEGYGSKKIDAERQAAAAACQLFKGWGLLGPRNELFDAAKYRVLADRFGSPADSWWRPEPTMPPTSWRQLNPESIRPGGPGGLSRSLGREEEEDEEEELEEGTIDVTDFLSMTQQDSHAPLRDSRGSSFEMTDDDSAIRALTQFPLPKNLLAKVIQIATSSSTAKNLMQFHTVGTKTKLSTLTLLWPCPMTFVAKGRRKAEAENKAAALACKKLKSLGLVDRNNEPLTHAMYNLASLRELGETQRRPCTIQVPEPILRKIETFLNHYPVESSWIAPELRLQSDDILPLGKDSGPLSDPITGKPYVPLLEAEEVRLSQSLLELWRRRGPVWQEAPQLPVDPHRDTILNAIEQHPVVVISGDTGCGKTTRIPQLLLERYVTEGRGARCNVIITQPRRISAVSVAQRVSHELGPSLRRNVGFQVRLESKPPSRGGALLFCTVGILLRKLQSNPSLEGVSHVIVDEVHERDVNTDFLLILLKGLQRLNPALRLVLMSATGDNERFSRYFGGCPVIKVPGFMYPVKEHYLEDILAKLGKHQYLHRHRHHESEDECALDLDLVTDLVLHIDARGEPGGILCFLPGWQEIKGVQQRLQEALGMHESKYLILPVHSNIPMMDQKAIFQQPPVGVRKIVLATNIAETSITINDIVHVVDSGLHKEERYDLKTKVSCLETVWVSRANVIQRRGRAGRCQSGFAYHLFPRSRLEKMVPFQVPEILRTPLENLVLQAKIHMPEKTAVEFLSKAVDSPNIKAVDEAVILLQEIGVLDQREYLTTLGQRLAHISTDPRLAKAIVLAAIFRCLHPLLVVVSCLTRDPFSSSLQNRAEVDKVKALLSHDSGSDHLAFVRAVAGWEEVLRWQDRSSRENYLEENLLYAPSLRFIHGLIKQFSENIYEAFLVGKPSDCTLASAQCNEYSEEEELVKGVLMAGLYPNLIQVRQGKVTRQGKFKPNSVTYRTKSGNILLHKSTINREATRLRSRWLTYFMAVKSNGSVFVRDSSQVHPLAVLLLTDGDVHIRDDGRRATISLSDSDLLRLEGDSRTVRLLKELRRALGRMVERSLRSELAALPPSVQEEHGQLLALLAELLRGPCGSFDVRKTADD, from the exons GGTTGGGGTCTGCTAGGTCCCCGGAATGAGTTGTTTGACGCAGCCAAATACCGAGTGCTAGCTGATCGCTTTGGCTCCCCTGCCGACAGCTGGTGGCGTCCGGAACCCACCATGCCCCCTACTTCCTGGCGGCAGCTGAATCCAGAGAGTATTCGACCAGGGGGACCTGGGGGCCTATCCCGCTCTTTAGGCCGGGAAgaagaggaggacgaggaggaagAGCTAGAAGAAGGGACCATAGATGTTACCGACTTCTTGTCCATGACCCAGCAGGATTCCCACGCTCCACTCAGGGACTCAAG GGGGAGTTCCTTTGAGATGACAGATGACGACAGTGCCATTAGGGCTCTGACCCAGTTTCCACTTCCCAAGAACCTTCTGGCCAAGGTGATTCAGATTGCAACGTCATCCTCCACAGCTAAG AACCTCATGCAGTTCCATACTGTGGGCACCAAGACCAAGCTGTCTACACTCACcctgctctggccctgccccATGACCTTTGTTGCCAAAGGGCGCCGCAAAGCAGAGGCTGAGAATAAGGCGGCAGCCTTGGCCTGCAAGAAACTGAAG AGCCTGGGCCTGGTGGACAGGAACAACGAACCGCTTACACACGCCATGTATAACCTGGCCTCTTTGCGTGAGCTGGGTGAGACCCAGCGCCGACCATGCACCATCCAGGTGCCCGAGCCCATCCTCCGCAAGATAGAGACCTTCCTGAACCAT TACCCTGTGGAGAGTTCATGGATCGCCCCAGAACTCCGGCTGCAGAGTGATGACATCTTGCCCTTGGGCAAGGACTCAGGGCCTCTGAGTGACCCTATCACAGGCAAGCCCTATGTGCCCCTGTTGGAAGCAGAGGAGGTACGTCTCAGCCAGAGTCTGCTAGAACTGTGGCGGCGGCGAGGGCCGGTCTGGCAGGAGGCCCCCCAGCTACCTGTGGACCCACATCGGGACACCATCCTCAACGCCATTGAGCAGCACCCGGTGGTGGTCATCTCTGGGGACACGGGCTGTGGGAAGACCACGCGCATCCCCCAGCTGTTGCTGGAGCGCTATGTGACCGAGGGCCGAGGTGCCCGCTGCAATGTTATCATCACCCAACCTCGCCGCATCTCTGCTGTGTCTGTGGCACAGCGGGTCAGCCACGAACTGGGCCCCTCCCTGCGCCGGAATGTGGGCTTCCAGGTGCGGTTGGAAAGTAAGCCCCCATCCCGAGGCGGGGCCCTGCTCTTCTGCACTGTGGGTATCCTGCTGCGTAAGCTGCAGAGCAACCCCAGCCTGGAGGGCGTGAGCCACGTCATCGTGGATGAGGTGCATGAGCGGGACGTGAACACAGACTTTCTGCTGATCCTGCTCAAGGGCCTGCAGCGGCTCAACCCGGCCCTGCGGCTGGTGCTCATGAGTGCCACAGGGGACAATGAGCGCTTCTCCCGATACTTTGGTGGCTGCCCCGTCATCAAGGTGCCTGGCTTCATGTACCCAGTCAAGGAGCACTACCTAGAGGACATCCTGGCCAAGTTGGGCAAGCACCAGTACCTGCACCGGCACCGGCACCATGAG tctGAGGATGAATGCGCACTCGATTTGGACCTTGTGACTGATCTGGTTCTGCACATCGATGCTCGCGGGGAACCAG GTGGGATCCTGTGCTTCCTGCCTGGGTGGCAGGAGATCAAAGGAGTGCAGCAGCGCCTCCAGGAGGCCCTGGGCATGCACGAGAGCAAGTACCTCATCCTGCCAG tgcactccaacATCCCCATGATGGATCAGAAGGCCATATTCCAGCAGCCTCCAGTTGGGGTGCGCAAGATTGTCTTGGCCACCAACATTGCTGAGACTTCCATCACAATCAATGACATCGTGCATGTGGTGGACAGTGGGCTGCACAAGGAAGAACGCTATGACCTGAAGACCAAG gtgTCCTGCCTGGAGACAGTGTGGGTATCAAGAGCCAATGTGATCCAGCGCCGGGGCCGGGCGGGCCGCTGCCAGTCCGGCTTTGCCTACCACTTGTTCCCTCGAAGCCGGCTGGAGAAAATGGTCCCTTTCCAAGTGCCAGAGATCCTGCGCACACCTCTTGAGAACCTGGTGCTGCAAGCGAAAATCCACATGCCTGAGAAGACG GCGGTGGAGTTCCTGTCCAAGGCTGTGGACAGTCCAAACATCAAGGCAGTGGACGAGGCTGTGATCTTGCTCCAGGAGATCG GGGTGCTGGACCAGCGGGAGTACCTGACTACCCTGGGGCAGCGCCTGGCTCACATCTCCACCGACCCCCGGTTGGCCAAGGCCATTGTGTTGGCTGCCATCTTCCGTTGCCTGCACCCACTACTGGTGGTCGTTTCCTGCCTCACCCGGGACCCCTTCAGCAGCAGCCTACAGAACCGGGCAGAGGTGGACAAG gTGAAAGCACTGTTGAGCCATGACAGCGGCAGTGACCACCTGGCCTTTGTGCGGGCTGTCGCCGGCTGGGAGGAGGTGCTGCGTTGGCAGGACCGCAGCTCCCGGGAGAATTACCTGGAGGAAAACCTGCTGTACGCACCCAGCCTGCGCTTCATCCACG GACTCATCAAGCAGTTCTCAGAGAACATTTATGAGGCCTTCCTGGTGGGGAAGCCCTCGGACTGCACCCTGGCCTCCGCCCAGTGCAACGAGTAcagtgaggaggaggagctggtgaAGGGCGTGCTGATGGCCGGCCTCTACCCCAACCTCATCCAG GTGAGGCAGGGCAAGGTCACCCGGCAGGGGAAGTTCAAGCCCAACAGCGTCACATATAGGACCAAATCAGGCAACATCCTGCTGCACAAGTCGACCATTAACAG GGAGGCCACACGGTTACGGAGCCGATGGCTGACGTATTTCATGGCAGTCAAGTCCAATGGCAGCGTCTTCGTCCGGGACTCCTCTCAGGTGCACCCGCTAGCTGTGCTGCTGCTGACCGACGGGGACGTGCACAtccgtg ATGACGGGCGCCGGGCCACCATCTCACTGAGCGACAGTGACCTGCTGCGGCTGGAGGGTGACTCGCGTACCGTGCGGCTGCTGAAGGAGCTGCGGCGGGCCCTGGGCCGCATGGTGGAGCGGAGCCTGCGCAGCGAGCTGGCTGCACTTCCCCCCAGCGTACAGGAGGAGCACGGGCAGCTGCTTGCGCTACTGGCAGAGCTGCTGCGAGGACCCTGTGGCAGCTTTGATGTGCGCAAGACAGCTGACGACTGA